The following is a genomic window from Candidatus Binatota bacterium.
GTCCATCCGAGTAGCTCTTTAGCTTTTTCGCCTTCGGGCAGTGGCGGTACTCCGTGTTCGTCGAGTACGCGCGAGGCGAAGTCGCGGTGCTCCTGCGGCACCTGGGCGGCGAGCAAGGCCTGCAGCTTGTCGAGGTCGGTTTCTTCCATGCCCTCGTATTTGCCGGGGATGACGATGTCCACGCCGTAGGGGTTGTCACCCACGTGTTCGTCTATCCACTGAAGCTCGGCTTCGAGTTCTTCTACCGAAAATCCTACGGCACCCAGCACGCCCAGGCCGCCGGCGTTGCTGACTGCGGCCACCACGTCGCGGCAGTGTGTGAAGGCAAAAATGGGGAATTCGATTCCAAGGCGTTGGCATAGTTCAGTTTGCACGGGTTTCTCCTTTGCTTAGGGGTAGAACGTGTTCTACTTTGCCCGCGTAGGTAGGCAAAGCAAGGTGTCGAGTGGAGCAAAAAAAGTGAGATTAGTGGTGCGCGGCTACAACGCGCTCAGCCGCGCGCTCGAGCGTTTGGGCCGGGGGCGGGCGACTTTTGCTGAAAGCGAACAGGCGCTGCACGACGCTGCCCTGCGGGCGGCGGGCGGTAGCAGGGCCGGCAATGACACGGACAACGCAGGCGACTTCGGCGACCCCGGTTACCTCGAAGGCCTGCGCATACTGTTGGGGTCGCTCGACAAGGAGGCCGTGCCGACTCCCTTCGGTCGCATGATGCTGCGCAAGCAGATTGTCAGCGTGCTTCGCAACCGGCTGCTTGTCGAGCGGCAGCTCGCCGGGCAGCCGGCGATTGAGCAGCAGGCGGTTGAAAAACCCATCATCATCCTGGGCCTGCCGCGCACGGGTACCACCGCGCTGCACCAGCTCATGGGCAACGACCCTGGCATACAGGTGCTCGAGTACTGGCTGGCGGCCGCGCCGCAACCGCGTCCGCCGCGCGAGCAGTGGGCCCGCAACCGCAACTACAAGGAGGCGCTGTCCGACCTGCGAGGCATGTACTACCTCGACCCGTCGCTCAAGGCCGTCCACCTGATGACTGCCGACGGCGCCGAGGAGTGCCGCCACCTGTTGCAGCACTGCTTCGCCGACGACACCTTCGACTGCAACTCCAACGTACCCTCCTATTCCGCGTGGTACGACGGGGTCGACATGCATCCGGCCTACCTGCAGCACCGTCGTTGCT
Proteins encoded in this region:
- a CDS encoding sulfotransferase, coding for MSSGAKKVRLVVRGYNALSRALERLGRGRATFAESEQALHDAALRAAGGSRAGNDTDNAGDFGDPGYLEGLRILLGSLDKEAVPTPFGRMMLRKQIVSVLRNRLLVERQLAGQPAIEQQAVEKPIIILGLPRTGTTALHQLMGNDPGIQVLEYWLAAAPQPRPPREQWARNRNYKEALSDLRGMYYLDPSLKAVHLMTADGAEECRHLLQHCFADDTFDCNSNVPSYSAWYDGVDMHPAYLQHRRCLQLIASTAPGRRWVLKYPVHMGNLDLLFELYPDACVVQTHRDPARIVPSECSLVSGWRALYETGVDRHEIGRRRMELWAARLEHTMEVRKGREDRFFDLNFREVLSDPVAAVRRVYNYFGLELAGEGESRLGNWRQENPHGKYGLHTYNAADYGLDDVMMHDRYAAYMQAFGVELEESLPL